Proteins found in one Cyprinus carpio isolate SPL01 chromosome B10, ASM1834038v1, whole genome shotgun sequence genomic segment:
- the LOC109078125 gene encoding transmembrane protein 272-like isoform X2: protein MEGLLKSIPTPPALSKPVEIISKFIGIALPIAEVSIGAVFLYDCPKQPYIPIYLLVSGSVWIYSVYPPDYTGTDYCDKTLYLFAFWTTTVVYILLAIALPVSYYKEYKEEESDGNVVNV from the exons ATGGAAGGCTTATTGAAATCGATTCCCACGCCGCCCGCACTCAGCAAACCCGTTGAAA TAATCTCCAAATTCATTGGGATTGCCCTGCCCATCGCTGAGGTATCAATTG GTGCAGTATTTCTCTATGACTGCCCAAAGCAGCCCTATATTCCCATTTATCTGCTGGTGTCAG GTAGTGTCTGGATCTACTCGGTTTACCCGCCGGATTACACTGGCACTGATTATTGTGATAAGACTCTGTACCTGTTTGCTTTCTGGACCACCACTGTGGTCTATATATTGCTGGCCATTGCATTACCGGTATCTTACTACAAGGAGTACAAGGAGGAAGAAAGTGATGGAAATGTGGTTAACGTATGA
- the LOC109078125 gene encoding transmembrane protein 272-like isoform X1 gives MEGLLKSIPTPPALSKPVEIISKFIGIALPIAEVSIGAVFLYDCPKQPYIPIYLLVSGVFTLVLDVVAWCPCRKILKCVCALYVWYLLVGLFLFCWFIAGSVWIYSVYPPDYTGTDYCDKTLYLFAFWTTTVVYILLAIALPVSYYKEYKEEESDGNVVNV, from the exons ATGGAAGGCTTATTGAAATCGATTCCCACGCCGCCCGCACTCAGCAAACCCGTTGAAA TAATCTCCAAATTCATTGGGATTGCCCTGCCCATCGCTGAGGTATCAATTG GTGCAGTATTTCTCTATGACTGCCCAAAGCAGCCCTATATTCCCATTTATCTGCTGGTGTCAGGTGTGTTCACGTTGGTGCTCGATGTGGTGGCCTGGTGCCCGTGCCGTAAAATACTTAAATGCGTCTGCGCTTTATATGTCTGGTATTTACTTGTGGGCCTTTTCCTCTTCTGTTGGTTCATTGCTG GTAGTGTCTGGATCTACTCGGTTTACCCGCCGGATTACACTGGCACTGATTATTGTGATAAGACTCTGTACCTGTTTGCTTTCTGGACCACCACTGTGGTCTATATATTGCTGGCCATTGCATTACCGGTATCTTACTACAAGGAGTACAAGGAGGAAGAAAGTGATGGAAATGTGGTTAACGTATGA